One region of Gossypium raimondii isolate GPD5lz chromosome 6, ASM2569854v1, whole genome shotgun sequence genomic DNA includes:
- the LOC105773309 gene encoding uncharacterized protein LOC105773309 isoform X3: protein MAFTHSLSLPFSIQFPSHSPQKFTSFPKLPFRNPKIPFLILSRSSPKPAPSTEQEALKFIADSDGTTLPCVRTYENDLARLTLVGAVSFDQALTAAAADGGRAATEHVDSGIPAMVIETVFPGPTAKSATVSTRLFLPARKVKEKAQKLKKSFSEDIFSGTSSKNILAMTFRQVVMQKIWSFELILFRPGTERDMEDLENPREQVPASFTLRSSEERVISVLGEVVCISALQSTEKHFLENLLGKTPSNFFRWFRKSKGIVSKDSSVVLHKVFEDEIVENARNLLESFNSSKESFNATDLRQKNYWWTHPLQSKLEKNGGHEFSAWTSEYIPAYRLEIDANTLKNVKFEGWRESNESRWQVLLTHSQMVGLADILDMYYEDVYTLPKKQLHSGMVANYNSLTKAKRNSSFLKVISSIIASGILLITISTISLFSFPYLGRGGKYLGKSRSPSSIIESTTIQSVDAEKVVLSTEGKIVGFQPTSRVGVNHWAVNPLTKELYGGKKLSPGLIEPRLKIRLPNEIVVLELLMSVNPDSCFALARPIQ, encoded by the exons ATGGCTTTCACTCATTCACTTTCCCTTCCATTTTCCATCCAATTCCCCTCTCATTCCCCCCAAAAGTTCACTTCTTTCCCCAAGCTACCCTTCCGCAACCCCAAGATTCCCTTCCTTATCCTCTCCCGTTCTTCTCCTAAGCCGGCTCCATCCACCGAACAGGAAGCCCTAAAATTCATAGCGGACTCCGATGGAACCACGCTCCCTTGTGTTCGAACCTACGAAAACGACCTCGCTCGCCTCACACTCGTTGGGGCCGTTAGCTTCGATCAGGCTTTGACGGCTGCTGCTGCTGATGGAGGCCGAGCCGCCACCGAGCACGTCGACTCCGGTATCCCCGCTATGGTTATTGAAACTGTTTTCCCAGGTCCAACCGCTAAAAGCGCCACCGTTTCTACACGATTG TTTTTGCCGGCTAGGAAAGTTAAAGAAAAAGCTCAAAAGCTGAAAAAGTCATTTTCTGAAGATATTTTTTCCGGAACATCATCAAAAAACATACTGGCTATGACTTTTAGGCAAGTGGTTATGCAAAAGATTTGGAGTTTCGAACTGATTTTGTTTCGACCTGGAACTGAAAGAGATATGGAAGATCTTGAAAATCCAAGAGAG CAGGTTCCAGCCTCGTTCACTCTCCGGTCATCAGAAGAAAGGGTTATCTCTGTGCTCGGTGAAGTAGTTTGCATCTCAGCTTTACAAAGCACTGAAAAACATTTCCTGGAAAATTTATTGGGAAAAACTCCCTCAAACTTCTTTCGGTGGTTTCGGAAATCAAAAGGGATTGTATCAAAAGATTCATCTGTTGTTTTACATAAAGTGTTTGAAGATGAGATTGTTGAAAATGCCAGGAATCttcttgaaagttttaattccAGTAAAGAGAGTTTCAATGCTACGGATCTGAGGCAGAAAAACTATTGGTGGACTCATCCTTTGCAGTCTAAGCTGGAAAAGAATGGTGGTCATGAGTTTAGTGCTTGGACAAGTGAGTATATACCTGCCTATCGGCTGGAAATAGATGCAAATACACTTAAGAATGTAAAGTTTGAAGGATGGAGAGAATCTAACGAGAGTAGGTGGCAAGTTCTTCTGACACACTCCCAAATG GTTGGATTGGCTGATATATTAGATATGTACTATGAAGATGTTTACACACTGCCCAAGAAACAACTACACAGTGGCATGGTTGCCAATTACAACAGCTTGACCAAAGCAAAG AGGAACTCTTCTTTCTTGAAAGTAATATCTTCCATCATTGCAAGTGGAATTCTTCTTATTACCATCAGTACTATCAGTCTATTTAGTTTTCCTTATCTAGGCAGAGGAGGGAAGTACCTTGGAAAATCTCGGTCTCCATCATCTATTATTGAGTCTACAACAATTCAATCTGTAGACGCTGAAAAG GTGGTTTTATCAACTGAAGGAAAAATAGTTGGGTTCCAACCTACAAGTCGGGTGGGTGTCAATCACTGGGCTGTGAATCCCTTAACAAAAGAGCTATATGGTGGGAAAAAACTCTCCCCTG GTTTAATTGAACCTCGTCTCAAAATCCGACTTCCTAATGAGATTGTTGTACTTGAGCTGTTGATGTCAGTTAACCCAGATTCCTGCTTTGCATTGGCTAGGCCAATCCAATGA
- the LOC105773309 gene encoding uncharacterized protein LOC105773309 isoform X2, whose translation MAFTHSLSLPFSIQFPSHSPQKFTSFPKLPFRNPKIPFLILSRSSPKPAPSTEQEALKFIADSDGTTLPCVRTYENDLARLTLVGAVSFDQALTAAAADGGRAATEHVDSGIPAMVIETVFPGPTAKSATVSTRLFLPARKVKEKAQKLKKSFSEDIFSGTSSKNILAMTFRQVVMQKIWSFELILFRPGTERDMEDLENPREVPASFTLRSSEERVISVLGEVVCISALQSTEKHFLENLLGKTPSNFFRWFRKSKGIVSKDSSVVLHKVFEDEIVENARNLLESFNSSKESFNATDLRQKNYWWTHPLQSKLEKNGGHEFSAWTSEYIPAYRLEIDANTLKNVKFEGWRESNESRWQVLLTHSQMVGLADILDMYYEDVYTLPKKQLHSGMVANYNSLTKAKRNSSFLKVISSIIASGILLITISTISLFSFPYLGRGGKYLGKSRSPSSIIESTTIQSVDAEKLETFCVLVIQKIKDAFGWPGEIATETNIGAWIGEIPSCLKAPHQANSNSEDNSTSFADVKKIDADIKSSVQDIASYQVVLSTEGKIVGFQPTSRVGVNHWAVNPLTKELYGGKKLSPGLIEPRLKIRLPNEIVVLELLMSVNPDSCFALARPIQ comes from the exons ATGGCTTTCACTCATTCACTTTCCCTTCCATTTTCCATCCAATTCCCCTCTCATTCCCCCCAAAAGTTCACTTCTTTCCCCAAGCTACCCTTCCGCAACCCCAAGATTCCCTTCCTTATCCTCTCCCGTTCTTCTCCTAAGCCGGCTCCATCCACCGAACAGGAAGCCCTAAAATTCATAGCGGACTCCGATGGAACCACGCTCCCTTGTGTTCGAACCTACGAAAACGACCTCGCTCGCCTCACACTCGTTGGGGCCGTTAGCTTCGATCAGGCTTTGACGGCTGCTGCTGCTGATGGAGGCCGAGCCGCCACCGAGCACGTCGACTCCGGTATCCCCGCTATGGTTATTGAAACTGTTTTCCCAGGTCCAACCGCTAAAAGCGCCACCGTTTCTACACGATTG TTTTTGCCGGCTAGGAAAGTTAAAGAAAAAGCTCAAAAGCTGAAAAAGTCATTTTCTGAAGATATTTTTTCCGGAACATCATCAAAAAACATACTGGCTATGACTTTTAGGCAAGTGGTTATGCAAAAGATTTGGAGTTTCGAACTGATTTTGTTTCGACCTGGAACTGAAAGAGATATGGAAGATCTTGAAAATCCAAGAGAG GTTCCAGCCTCGTTCACTCTCCGGTCATCAGAAGAAAGGGTTATCTCTGTGCTCGGTGAAGTAGTTTGCATCTCAGCTTTACAAAGCACTGAAAAACATTTCCTGGAAAATTTATTGGGAAAAACTCCCTCAAACTTCTTTCGGTGGTTTCGGAAATCAAAAGGGATTGTATCAAAAGATTCATCTGTTGTTTTACATAAAGTGTTTGAAGATGAGATTGTTGAAAATGCCAGGAATCttcttgaaagttttaattccAGTAAAGAGAGTTTCAATGCTACGGATCTGAGGCAGAAAAACTATTGGTGGACTCATCCTTTGCAGTCTAAGCTGGAAAAGAATGGTGGTCATGAGTTTAGTGCTTGGACAAGTGAGTATATACCTGCCTATCGGCTGGAAATAGATGCAAATACACTTAAGAATGTAAAGTTTGAAGGATGGAGAGAATCTAACGAGAGTAGGTGGCAAGTTCTTCTGACACACTCCCAAATG GTTGGATTGGCTGATATATTAGATATGTACTATGAAGATGTTTACACACTGCCCAAGAAACAACTACACAGTGGCATGGTTGCCAATTACAACAGCTTGACCAAAGCAAAG AGGAACTCTTCTTTCTTGAAAGTAATATCTTCCATCATTGCAAGTGGAATTCTTCTTATTACCATCAGTACTATCAGTCTATTTAGTTTTCCTTATCTAGGCAGAGGAGGGAAGTACCTTGGAAAATCTCGGTCTCCATCATCTATTATTGAGTCTACAACAATTCAATCTGTAGACGCTGAAAAG TTGGAGACATTTTGTGTACTGGTAATCCAAAAGATTAAGGATGCTTTTGGCTGGCCTGGTGAAATAGCAACAGAAACCAATATTGGTGCCTGGATTGGTGAAATACCAAGCTGTCTAAAAGCACCTCATCAAGCTAATTCTAATAGTGAGGACAATTCAACTAGTTTTGCTGATGTGAAAAAAATTGATGCTGATATAAAATCATCTGTCCAGGATATTGCTAGTTATCAG GTGGTTTTATCAACTGAAGGAAAAATAGTTGGGTTCCAACCTACAAGTCGGGTGGGTGTCAATCACTGGGCTGTGAATCCCTTAACAAAAGAGCTATATGGTGGGAAAAAACTCTCCCCTG GTTTAATTGAACCTCGTCTCAAAATCCGACTTCCTAATGAGATTGTTGTACTTGAGCTGTTGATGTCAGTTAACCCAGATTCCTGCTTTGCATTGGCTAGGCCAATCCAATGA
- the LOC105773309 gene encoding uncharacterized protein LOC105773309 isoform X1 produces MAFTHSLSLPFSIQFPSHSPQKFTSFPKLPFRNPKIPFLILSRSSPKPAPSTEQEALKFIADSDGTTLPCVRTYENDLARLTLVGAVSFDQALTAAAADGGRAATEHVDSGIPAMVIETVFPGPTAKSATVSTRLFLPARKVKEKAQKLKKSFSEDIFSGTSSKNILAMTFRQVVMQKIWSFELILFRPGTERDMEDLENPREQVPASFTLRSSEERVISVLGEVVCISALQSTEKHFLENLLGKTPSNFFRWFRKSKGIVSKDSSVVLHKVFEDEIVENARNLLESFNSSKESFNATDLRQKNYWWTHPLQSKLEKNGGHEFSAWTSEYIPAYRLEIDANTLKNVKFEGWRESNESRWQVLLTHSQMVGLADILDMYYEDVYTLPKKQLHSGMVANYNSLTKAKRNSSFLKVISSIIASGILLITISTISLFSFPYLGRGGKYLGKSRSPSSIIESTTIQSVDAEKLETFCVLVIQKIKDAFGWPGEIATETNIGAWIGEIPSCLKAPHQANSNSEDNSTSFADVKKIDADIKSSVQDIASYQVVLSTEGKIVGFQPTSRVGVNHWAVNPLTKELYGGKKLSPGLIEPRLKIRLPNEIVVLELLMSVNPDSCFALARPIQ; encoded by the exons ATGGCTTTCACTCATTCACTTTCCCTTCCATTTTCCATCCAATTCCCCTCTCATTCCCCCCAAAAGTTCACTTCTTTCCCCAAGCTACCCTTCCGCAACCCCAAGATTCCCTTCCTTATCCTCTCCCGTTCTTCTCCTAAGCCGGCTCCATCCACCGAACAGGAAGCCCTAAAATTCATAGCGGACTCCGATGGAACCACGCTCCCTTGTGTTCGAACCTACGAAAACGACCTCGCTCGCCTCACACTCGTTGGGGCCGTTAGCTTCGATCAGGCTTTGACGGCTGCTGCTGCTGATGGAGGCCGAGCCGCCACCGAGCACGTCGACTCCGGTATCCCCGCTATGGTTATTGAAACTGTTTTCCCAGGTCCAACCGCTAAAAGCGCCACCGTTTCTACACGATTG TTTTTGCCGGCTAGGAAAGTTAAAGAAAAAGCTCAAAAGCTGAAAAAGTCATTTTCTGAAGATATTTTTTCCGGAACATCATCAAAAAACATACTGGCTATGACTTTTAGGCAAGTGGTTATGCAAAAGATTTGGAGTTTCGAACTGATTTTGTTTCGACCTGGAACTGAAAGAGATATGGAAGATCTTGAAAATCCAAGAGAG CAGGTTCCAGCCTCGTTCACTCTCCGGTCATCAGAAGAAAGGGTTATCTCTGTGCTCGGTGAAGTAGTTTGCATCTCAGCTTTACAAAGCACTGAAAAACATTTCCTGGAAAATTTATTGGGAAAAACTCCCTCAAACTTCTTTCGGTGGTTTCGGAAATCAAAAGGGATTGTATCAAAAGATTCATCTGTTGTTTTACATAAAGTGTTTGAAGATGAGATTGTTGAAAATGCCAGGAATCttcttgaaagttttaattccAGTAAAGAGAGTTTCAATGCTACGGATCTGAGGCAGAAAAACTATTGGTGGACTCATCCTTTGCAGTCTAAGCTGGAAAAGAATGGTGGTCATGAGTTTAGTGCTTGGACAAGTGAGTATATACCTGCCTATCGGCTGGAAATAGATGCAAATACACTTAAGAATGTAAAGTTTGAAGGATGGAGAGAATCTAACGAGAGTAGGTGGCAAGTTCTTCTGACACACTCCCAAATG GTTGGATTGGCTGATATATTAGATATGTACTATGAAGATGTTTACACACTGCCCAAGAAACAACTACACAGTGGCATGGTTGCCAATTACAACAGCTTGACCAAAGCAAAG AGGAACTCTTCTTTCTTGAAAGTAATATCTTCCATCATTGCAAGTGGAATTCTTCTTATTACCATCAGTACTATCAGTCTATTTAGTTTTCCTTATCTAGGCAGAGGAGGGAAGTACCTTGGAAAATCTCGGTCTCCATCATCTATTATTGAGTCTACAACAATTCAATCTGTAGACGCTGAAAAG TTGGAGACATTTTGTGTACTGGTAATCCAAAAGATTAAGGATGCTTTTGGCTGGCCTGGTGAAATAGCAACAGAAACCAATATTGGTGCCTGGATTGGTGAAATACCAAGCTGTCTAAAAGCACCTCATCAAGCTAATTCTAATAGTGAGGACAATTCAACTAGTTTTGCTGATGTGAAAAAAATTGATGCTGATATAAAATCATCTGTCCAGGATATTGCTAGTTATCAG GTGGTTTTATCAACTGAAGGAAAAATAGTTGGGTTCCAACCTACAAGTCGGGTGGGTGTCAATCACTGGGCTGTGAATCCCTTAACAAAAGAGCTATATGGTGGGAAAAAACTCTCCCCTG GTTTAATTGAACCTCGTCTCAAAATCCGACTTCCTAATGAGATTGTTGTACTTGAGCTGTTGATGTCAGTTAACCCAGATTCCTGCTTTGCATTGGCTAGGCCAATCCAATGA
- the LOC105773310 gene encoding transcription elongation factor 1 homolog: protein MGKRKSRAKPAPKKRMDKLDTVFSCPFCNHGTSVECRLDMKNLIGEASCRICQESFSTVITALTEPIDIYSEWIDECERVNNLEEEDDGDQDEGYVPRKRVSTSEWD, encoded by the exons ATGGGAAAGAGGAAATCAAGAGCAAAGCCTGCTCCTAAGAAGCGAATGGATAAGCTTGACACTGTGTTCAGCTGCCCCTTTTGTAACCATGGAACCAGTGTTGAGTGCCGCCT TGATATGAAGAACTTGATTGGCGAAGCCTCTTGCAGAATATGCCAGGAAAGCTTTAGCACTGTTATAACAG CTTTGACTGAACCAATAGACAT ATACAGTGAATGGATTGATGAATGTGAACGTGTTAACAACCTTGAAGAAGAGGATGATGGGGATCAGGATGAAGGTTATGTACCTAGAAAACGGGTTTCAACATCTGAATGGGACTAG